A portion of the Coturnix japonica isolate 7356 chromosome 4, Coturnix japonica 2.1, whole genome shotgun sequence genome contains these proteins:
- the MRPL1 gene encoding 39S ribosomal protein L1, mitochondrial isoform X1, whose product MSTQARSNSRRAAPLHAASGWGAAASQSCAGHSGGKLPTPQTACGHGPPVPAETNQHNLQLLKVDTQSPSFSSGQTKLLVPRSREVRRNVAEVFGRSDRTRRGRHTAGRAPPCSTEKFPKQAPNCRCKLGRSCPSSPPPAAERGAAASEPPWREATLPAARRPVLAPCRRWALPGLQQHPAAPPLSAAPPARLYAAAAKNAKRGSQKAKQEELQKKKGRGRRPLLSKPVDDVYLTWYYERPSYNVEEAVGMLKKFRELDFTYPKQFVYINVTLDMELPKKKKVDQFSSIVLLPYRFTDETNKVLVFTENEQEAEIARENGAAAVGGVELIKWILEDEIQMDFYVAVHAIAPKLIPLRGKLKRKYPSTRRNSVGHDIPKMLQFFREGLEYMVQDECLIKTRIARLDMPTEQIIANVKTIIEDICKFKPSSAGPFVKKLVIRSSTSEGLLLNLDGLLPEAEKAEEKEEETVEGDEEKPVQESVST is encoded by the exons ATGTCTACACAAGCCAGGAGCAACTCAAGGCGAGCTGCTCCCCTCCATGCTGCCTCAGGGTGGGGGGCAGCTGCctctcagagctgtgctgggcacagcGGGGGCAAActgcccaccccacagaccGCATGTGGCCACGGGCCTCCTGTGCCAGCAGAGACCAATCAACACAACTTGCAGCTCCTAAAAGTGGACACTCAGTCTCCAAGTTTCAGCAGCGGGCAGACGAAGCTGCTCGTCCCGAGGTCCCGGGAGGTCAGACGGAACGTGGCCGAGGTTTTTGGGCGATCAGACAGAACACGGCGGGGCCGCCACACCGCGGGACGTGCTCCGCCATGTTCCACAGAGAAGTTTCCGAAGCAAGCCCCGAATTGCCGGTGCAAACTCGGACGTTCGTGCCCGTCCTCGCCTCCGCCAGCAGCCGAGCGCGGGGCCGCGGCGAGTGAACCCCCCTGGAGGGAAGCAACGCTCCCCGCCGCCCGGCGCCCAG TGCTGGCCCCGTGCCGCCGCTGGGCCTTGCCCGGgctccagcagcatcctgcagcacccCCGTTGAGCGCCGCGCCGCCTGCCCGCCTCTACGCTGCGGCCGCCAA aaatgcaaaaagagGTTCACAGAAGGCCAAGCAGGAAgaactccagaagaaaaaaggacGTGGCAGGCGGCCGCTGCTGAGCAAGCCTGTGGATGATGTGTACTTGACATGGTACTATGAGAGACCATCCTACAATGTAGAAGAAGCTGTGGGTATGTTAAAGAAATTCCGAGAATTGGACTTCACCTACCCAAAACAGTTTGTGTATATTAATGTGACTCTAGATATGGAACTACCGAAGAAG aAAAAAGTGGATCAGTTTTCAAGCATTGTTCTTCTTCCGTACCGCTTTACCGATGAAACAAATAAGGTCTTGGTTTTTACGGAG AATGAGCAAGAAGCTGAAATAGCTCGAGAgaatggagctgctgctgtgggaggtgTTGAATTAATCAAAtgg ATTTTGGAAGATGAAATTCAAATGGATTTCTATGTAGCTGTTCATGCAATAGCGCCTAAACTGATACCATTGAGGGGCAAGCTAAAACGAAAATaccccagcacaagaagaa attcCGTGGGCCATGATATTCCCAAAATGCTACAGTTCTTCAGAGAAGGTCTTGAGTACATGGTACAAGATGAGTGTCTAATCAAGACAAGGATAGCAAGA ctggATATGCCTACTGAACAGATAATTGCCAATGTAAAAACAATTATTGAGGATATTTGCAAGTTCAAGCCATCAAGTGCTG gtCCCTTTGTGAAGAAGTTGGTTATTAGATCTTCAACCAGTGAGGGCTTACTATTGAACCTTGATGGACTTCTCCCTGAGgcagagaaagctgaagaaaaagaagaagaaactgtaGAAGGTGATGAAGAAAAACCTGTCCAAGAGTCTGTCAGTACCTGA
- the MRPL1 gene encoding 39S ribosomal protein L1, mitochondrial isoform X2 produces MAASAGLLLRRVLAPCRRWALPGLQQHPAAPPLSAAPPARLYAAAAKNAKRGSQKAKQEELQKKKGRGRRPLLSKPVDDVYLTWYYERPSYNVEEAVGMLKKFRELDFTYPKQFVYINVTLDMELPKKKKVDQFSSIVLLPYRFTDETNKVLVFTENEQEAEIARENGAAAVGGVELIKWILEDEIQMDFYVAVHAIAPKLIPLRGKLKRKYPSTRRNSVGHDIPKMLQFFREGLEYMVQDECLIKTRIARLDMPTEQIIANVKTIIEDICKFKPSSAGPFVKKLVIRSSTSEGLLLNLDGLLPEAEKAEEKEEETVEGDEEKPVQESVST; encoded by the exons ATGGCGGCTTCCGCGGGCTTGTTATTGCGGCGAG TGCTGGCCCCGTGCCGCCGCTGGGCCTTGCCCGGgctccagcagcatcctgcagcacccCCGTTGAGCGCCGCGCCGCCTGCCCGCCTCTACGCTGCGGCCGCCAA aaatgcaaaaagagGTTCACAGAAGGCCAAGCAGGAAgaactccagaagaaaaaaggacGTGGCAGGCGGCCGCTGCTGAGCAAGCCTGTGGATGATGTGTACTTGACATGGTACTATGAGAGACCATCCTACAATGTAGAAGAAGCTGTGGGTATGTTAAAGAAATTCCGAGAATTGGACTTCACCTACCCAAAACAGTTTGTGTATATTAATGTGACTCTAGATATGGAACTACCGAAGAAG aAAAAAGTGGATCAGTTTTCAAGCATTGTTCTTCTTCCGTACCGCTTTACCGATGAAACAAATAAGGTCTTGGTTTTTACGGAG AATGAGCAAGAAGCTGAAATAGCTCGAGAgaatggagctgctgctgtgggaggtgTTGAATTAATCAAAtgg ATTTTGGAAGATGAAATTCAAATGGATTTCTATGTAGCTGTTCATGCAATAGCGCCTAAACTGATACCATTGAGGGGCAAGCTAAAACGAAAATaccccagcacaagaagaa attcCGTGGGCCATGATATTCCCAAAATGCTACAGTTCTTCAGAGAAGGTCTTGAGTACATGGTACAAGATGAGTGTCTAATCAAGACAAGGATAGCAAGA ctggATATGCCTACTGAACAGATAATTGCCAATGTAAAAACAATTATTGAGGATATTTGCAAGTTCAAGCCATCAAGTGCTG gtCCCTTTGTGAAGAAGTTGGTTATTAGATCTTCAACCAGTGAGGGCTTACTATTGAACCTTGATGGACTTCTCCCTGAGgcagagaaagctgaagaaaaagaagaagaaactgtaGAAGGTGATGAAGAAAAACCTGTCCAAGAGTCTGTCAGTACCTGA